The Brienomyrus brachyistius isolate T26 chromosome 9, BBRACH_0.4, whole genome shotgun sequence genome contains the following window.
ACAATGTACGACAATGTccaatgtgtgtgtttattgttCTTCACTGCTCTTCTGCTTTACACAGTTTGTAACATGTTGCAGGTGGGATGTCTCAGTCCGTCACATCCATAATTAAAATGATCATCTGTCTATACCAAGCTGTACCATTCTATAACATCATACCTTCGCTAAGGTTTTTAGTGACATAATCATGTATTATATTCAGGAAACAGCCCTAAACAATTAAAATTAGATCTGATTTAAGATGAAAAACCATGATAAAACGTATCAAAAATCATTTTAAGCTAAATAACTAAATTCCTTAGTTATTTCCTTCCTTCTTATTCCTTAGTTGGGTTGTGGTAAAATCAATCAGTCCATCTTAACAGCGTTCATTTCGCAAATGTGTTTGTACAGGAAGTCACAGGGGACATCAGCCCAGTATTTGTGGATCGAATTCAGAACCGCGCAGTCTTCTCCATGGATACCACCAGACAAGTGGTTATCTGGCTGGGAATTCTCCACGTTCCAGTACCTGCAGGTCAGAGAGGGGACGACATGTCACTTCTGCGGAAGCATTTTAatacaggagtgagaggatgacAGTCAGGAGGAGAGCAAATGGAGGGAGAGCATCCGTACGTGAAGTTGACAGTGGAGTTGTccacccatttccagtccccttCGGTCTCCCTGTCCGACAGACCAATCCAGAAGTGGTAGTCCAGCTGTCTGAGCCTCCGCACCTCTTGCTCCAGGGCCTCCTGCTCACGCATATGGTCACATGGCACTcatcatttttaataaatgatcTCAGTTTTTGGACATCATCCTCATAATACATTAAGTGGCAGCTGGTTTAGAGGCGACAGCACCGCATGCAGAAGTATGGTGCAGTGGGAAGGGGGCTCCGGAACTCACGTGTTGCTCATGACTGCGCAGGACGACCAGGTGGCTGCCCAGTGTCTCACAGCTGGCCTTGCTGCTCTCCCAGTCCAGCTTGTCTTTGCTGAAGTAGTAACACTTGTCCTCAAACTCCACCCAGCTTGGGGGGCAGGGCTTGCAGTGGTTCACTGCCAGAGAGGTGAGATTGTGGGTTGGAGGAGAATTAGAAGGCAGTAGATTGCATCATTAGAGATGCAATGATTAATCGACTTAGTCGACTATAATTGATTACTAAATTTAGCCGTTGATTAGTTGGTGACGTTATCACGTCTGTTTCTCCCGGTAACTCGAAATGATTTGATATTACCGCTCACTAGAGAGTAGTTAACCAAAGCCAAATGGTAGattcaaaaacaaaaacctCCGAAGTGTGGGACCATTCCACACTTAACTCCGAAAAAAAGGTTGCCAGTTGCACAATTTGTAAAGCTGACCTTAGCTTACATGGGAACACATCCTCTATGCTCGAGCATCTGAAGAGGAAGCACATCGGCTCACTCATCTCGGTAAGTCAGTTATGCTAGTTAGCTAATGTTAATATTAAAAGCCGTTCTACTTCATGTTCTGAGCTGTAACATTTTCTATTTTGAAATGCGTATCACTGTCGCAAAAAAAACTAattgttggtcaaaattatGAGTTTTATTGGAGTTGTAGCGTGCTCCCGTCACCTTTATCGTTATGTGTAAAGTGGTCAAAATTCTTAAGTCAGTGTTTCTAGCGTCTTGACGTTCGGATAAGTCAAAcgtgtttattatttattaagtcTCAGCCCATGCTAATAATAACGTGGACATTGTTAACAAGACATCCTGTTTCTCCAGGAAGTTTCAGGAGACTCCCTTGACTCCCGCAAATGATGTGCAATATTCCCGAAAtaagttttttaaaaattttttacagagagaaagcgagagagagagagacgtggCCACTCAGTTTGCGAGATCTGCTTTGTATTAGCCTATACTGTCATGCACACAATATAGGCTAATGCCAAACACAAGTGGTGAGTTTACGTGTGTTTCTGTGGTGTGGACTGATTCGGCTGATGTGTTTATGCAAGTGTTTTAGTAATTTTGCCCTAAACATGCTGACTTTCCTCCATTTCAATACAAAACTGTGATTGTAAATTTTAGTTGCAACTGAGTGTAGACAGACAGCAGAATGTATAAAGCCCAGAGTACATATCGAAATTGTTAACATTTAAAATTGAAAAGGATTGTTTGGTTTACTTGATATAGGGAATACTGATGTAGTTTTCATATATTTCATTGTTGCTGTATTGCTTATCCCTGGTTTTAAATTGTAACAGGAAAAATGGACATTAGATTTTTTAATTATCTTTTGTATTAACCAGAACGTTCATTAAAAGAGTGCATTTTTGAATGAAGTATTCAGCTTTATTGTCTTGATTGTTAGCAAATGCATGAAACAACCTCAAGCTAAATTTAAAAGCTGATACCTGATGCCAAATAAGAGTCATTTAGTAATTGGGTGATTAATCCGACTAATCAATTATTCATTTCAATGATCAACAGATTATTCAACTATCAAAATAGTTGTTTGTTGCAGCCCTGCTTGTCATTGTTACTTTGAAAGGTCACATGGAGAAGGACATAGCGACTTTTTCCAACCGGACCCTATCTCACCCGCACTTCTTGGTTCTGTGCAGTTCTGGACCAGGGTTTGGTAGTCCCCGCAGAGAGTGGTGTAGCGCTGGCTGAGAAGATTGTACTTTTGGGTGAGAGCGGATGTCTCTCCCACTATCCCTGCCCGAGAGTTGCCAGTATTCACAGGTCTGTTGTACACTGTGAGAGAGgggaggcagtgggaaaccagaGAGGGGGACAGGAAGAGGTAGTTATTATTATAGCACAGCAGATTATTCAACACAATCCTGTGCCACTAAGAGTCAGGATGAAGGGCTGGTCTGATTATGAGGTGGGCGAATGATTAGAGACATGCActtgaaaggttgctggtttgaatccccgatCATTGTTCCCTGGGTGCTACTTGCTGCTGTGTgagatatgggttaaatgcagaggacacattttgttgttgtataTTGGGGTACAGGGCCAGCAACATTGCTAAAGTGCCCTCTAGAGTGacaaaaaaacatcagacaaTACGCGGATGCCATTTTTACTTATTTGCTACTTAACTGAGTTTGCCACTGTGTTCACCAGGAGTGGATATCAACTTGAAgccagtaataataaataataaatgaacaatataaaatgaaataatacaataataaaattataattataatgtgATCAGGTCTGGATTGGGGTTGAGTTTCAGCCTAGGAATTTCACACCGCAGACCAGTCTTTGTcgagtgtgggggtgggggagggttcTTGACAATAACATTTGTTGAGCAGAGCCGGGAGGGCTGACATTGCGGTCCGAATTAAATTCTACACTATGTCTGGCTGTTCAGTACCCCTGCTATGGTGTTAGCATTGAGTTAAATTATTCCTCAGCCGTCGTCATCAACCCACAATTAGGAATTCTCCTGATTACCCCCCCTCCAGCATTGGCTGGAATTGTCTAAAATGTGTGATGGTGAAGTCAGTCTGGGCTCtacaaatgtaaatatttatagGTTTCTCCTGAAGTATATAAATTGTAGATATGTTTATGGAGAAGCGAGCCTTTTGGCAAATTAATCTGAAGAAGGACTAATGTCAAACTGTGGAATACTTTTCCGTACTGGCACAAAAAGATATATTTTACAATTTTTCAATAGTTGAAAGAGATATGATAAGGGAAAGACCTGTAGGTGTCTGTAATGACGAGGGGTAGGAGGCTAAGCATTCGAGTACCGTGATACTGGTGTCTTCACTTTGTTCAAATAAACAGTGGATAGAATTCTGTCAGATGGGAATAAGATGTCATGTTGTTCGGAAGACTGGCTCCGACGCTCACACACTGCGCTTTCCTGTTCTGCTCGTCTTGTTAAGGGCAGAGAGGGCGCCGGGCAACATGTGGGAGGCTGCCATTTACTCACGCAGGATGCTCAGGGCGATGTTGGCACAGACGGAGAGCAGCAGGGAGATGACGAGGACAGCGGTGGCCCGGCTCCTCATGCATCCTGTCTCCTGCCTGACCCCCACCACTTCGGGTGATGACAGTCCGGCCATTTGCAAACGGAAAGAGGGCAGAGTACGTGACCCGTGGGCGTGCTACCTCCGGCACAGCAGTGTGCGTGCTCCCACGTCGGCCGGAGCAGCGGCCAACATACTCATATGGACATTTTAACACGTTAATATCGGTCAGGTATCATGACATAGCAAATGGAATTTAGTCACACGTACACTGCGAGCGGCCACATTATTAGATACATCTATCTGCTATGGGGTTGGGAGCTCTTTATATCGTCAGAACTTCTTTAAGGCTGGGTGAGTTGTGCATTCGGGGAAGCCGTCCTACACATTTCCTGCTGTTGGCTTTGCATTTCTGGCTCTCCCTATTAGCTTTCAAGAGTCTGGCCATTCTCATCTGACCTTCCTGTTAACATGGTGTTTTCAGCCACAGAAATTACATAGAATGCATGTTTTATGTCCAGCTATTCCCAGTAGACTCTAGACACTGTACTGTGTGTCCATCCAATTAGGCTGGCTGTCTCACCATTTTCAAGATCGCTTAGATCAGGCATCTTAACTGTACTAAAGCTTCGCCAAAGAGTAAATGAACTTCTTTATCCTGCCTGTGTACTGCATGAATTCCGTAGGAACCACATAATTTGCTGTGTGGAGAACTGGACTGCTTTCCATAGCAAGAAAAGTGTACAGAAAAACTGGCCACTGAGTGTAAGATAAGTGAGCAATCGCCTGAGCCACGTGTACATCACAATGAATGAATGACTCCAGCACATTAAATCTGCCTTAGGGAATTAATGACAAATGACTCAACTATTATGTAAATCTATCTCATGTTTACAAAGGCAATTTGAATGAATATGAAAGAATATAGCAGATTACCTGGACTGGCCTgattttcccttaaaatgggaGATTTGCCTGCAGGGGAGCCGCTCTCACTGAAATCCTGTAAGCTGGTATAATTCTCCATGTTCTGCCTGTAAAATCCGGCTTGCTTCACTTTTTACGTCCCTGAGCTGCTGACACCAATTTCTTTCTTGTTCTCCAGGATATTTTTAAGACTTTAAAGTTAGTTAAATTTTCCTCCCTTCTTCAGTTAGATCAtaagttatttaaaaagcagACAGAAGTGACCCCGCCGTCGGAGAAATCCGAAGAATATCCGCCGTCAGAACATTCCAGAAGAAAGTCCTGgaacacacacttgacttgaaaGTTGTCGTTTTTTCGCAGGAACCTCTGGTTTTGTCTTTTCGTCTGGTCTTGTCTTTTTTTGAACCTCTTGTTTTTCTTTGCCATGTGCCTGTCCTCCCCCTGCTGTTTTGTACTATTCTGGGTGAGGGGTGAGGGGTGTACGTGTAGACTGAGGAGGTGGGCTTTGGCTCTGGGAACAGTGTGTGTTTTGGAAAGAGAGAGACTCGGCACACACACTGTGGGCTGGGATCATGGCATCACGTTGCGTAAAGACCTAAAACACCAAAGTTTCCACATCTGCAAACTTCCCGGCACCTCTGCCAAAATGCCGAGGACAGAATGTTATGTTTTCACTGTCGCAGACTCCCTGTATCCACTTTGATTGCAACACATTCAACTTACGGTAAACTCCTGTTTCCCAGTCCAACAAAAATTcctttttctctctctgtcttcagCTATAACAACCAAAGGccccagaaagaaaaaaaacagatggaAGTGAGTGAGCCTAATGGTACAGCGTccctttaaaaaatatatatacagctCCCTCCACAATTATATGCAACCCTGGTAAAGATTtgtgaaaagggttagaaaaaactttccactgaagtagcttcatctctcactgaaaaaaattagaaaatccaacctttccttgaaataaatttactcaaagaaaaacaaatccttcatcaataaataattatttttaacaaaaacacatgtgccacaattattggcacccctggaaATTATAATggacacaatgtaactgaagcatatttcccctgtaaattgtatgtcttgtttttgttgttgattggagtgaataggaaccttcaagctgcCTGCAAAACCTGCCTTTCCCCTATGTACAGTGAGGATGATCATAAGAGAGgcaaaaaatccccaaggaCCATTGTTGGAGAATCACAAG
Protein-coding sequences here:
- the cldc1 gene encoding C-type lectin domain family 4 member E isoform X2, translating into MENYTSLQDFSESGSPAGKSPILRENQASPVVGVRQETGCMRSRATAVLVISLLLSVCANIALSILLYNRPVNTGNSRAGIVGETSALTQKYNLLSQRYTTLCGDYQTLVQNCTEPRMNHCKPCPPSWVEFEDKCYYFSKDKLDWESSKASCETLGSHLVVLRSHEQHEALEQEVRRLRQLDYHFWIGLSDRETEGDWKWVDNSTVNFTYWNVENSQPDNHLSGGIHGEDCAVLNSIHKYWADVPCDFLYKHICEMNAVKMD
- the cldc1 gene encoding C-type lectin domain family 4 member E isoform X1, which gives rise to MENYTSLQDFSESGSPAGKSPILRENQASPVVGVRQETGCMRSRATAVLVISLLLSVCANIALSILLYNRPVNTGNSRAGIVGETSALTQKYNLLSQRYTTLCGDYQTLVQNCTEPRSAVNHCKPCPPSWVEFEDKCYYFSKDKLDWESSKASCETLGSHLVVLRSHEQHEALEQEVRRLRQLDYHFWIGLSDRETEGDWKWVDNSTVNFTYWNVENSQPDNHLSGGIHGEDCAVLNSIHKYWADVPCDFLYKHICEMNAVKMD